In the genome of Coturnix japonica isolate 7356 chromosome Z, Coturnix japonica 2.1, whole genome shotgun sequence, one region contains:
- the ONECUT2 gene encoding one cut domain family member 2 isoform X1, translating to MRSGRGAYRCLGAEPAACAMNPELALEPLGSLHEPELLGSPGPHHGGRGGAALRVPPTQELPGGAGGGGGGGGGRAAMVPGMAPLLDGAEFRAELSVPLHHAMSVPCEPSPPGMGMSGTYTTLTPLQPLPPISAVSDKFHHPHPHHHHHHHHHQRLPGNVGGGFALMRDERGLPAVNNLYGPYKEVPAVGQSLSPLGAGLAPLHGAQQGLHGYGPPPPPAHDKMLGAGFEAVPHLPRGLPAAPAPLPHLNGQHPPAPPPHALPAARDRPPAAAPAQQLEEINTKEVAQRITAELKRYSIPQAIFAQRVLCRSQGTLSDLLRNPKPWSKLKSGRETFRRMWKWLQEPEFQRMSALRLAACKRKEQEPNKERNNSQKKSRLVFTDLQRRTLFAIFKENKRPSKEMQITISQQLGLELTTVSNFFMNARRRSLEKWQDDLSTGGSSSAPSTCTKA from the exons ATGAGGAGCGGCCGCGGCGCCTACCGATGCCTCGGCGCCGAGCCCGCAGCGTGCGCCATGAACCCCGAGCTGGCGCTGgagcctctgggcagcctgcatgAGCCCgagctgctgggcagccccGGCCCGCACCACGGCGGCCGAGGCGGGGCGGCGCTGCGGGTGCCGCCAACGCAGGAGCTGCCCGGCGGAGCGGGaggcggcggaggcggcggcgggggccgTGCGGCCATGGTGCCGGGCATGGCCCCGCTGCTGGACGGCGCCGAGTTCCGAGCCGAGCTGTCGGTGCCGCTGCACCACGCCATGAGCGTGCCCTGCGAGCCCTCGCCGCCCGGCATGGGCATGAGCGGCACCTACACCACGCTGACGCCGCTGCAGCCGCTGCCGCCCATCTCCGCCGTGTCCGACAAGTTCCACCACCCGCACCcgcaccaccaccaccaccaccaccaccaccagcgCCTGCCGGGCAACGTCGGCGGCGGCTTCGCGCTGATGCGGGACGAGCGCGGGCTGCCGGCCGTCAACAACCTCTACGGGCCGTACAAGGAGGTGCCGGCCGTGGGGCAGAGCCTGTCCCCGCTGGGCGCGGGGCTGGCCCCCCTGCACGGCGCTCAGCAGGGCCTGCACGGCTACGGGCCGCCCCCGCCCCCGGCCCACGACAAGATGCTGGGGGCCGGCTTCGAGGCCGTGCCGCACCTGCCGCGGGGGCTGCcggcggccccggccccgctgccgcACCTCAACGGGCAGCACCCCCCTGCCCCGCCGCCCCATGCTCTGCCCGCCGCCCGCGaccgcccgcccgccgccgcccccgcgcagcagctggaggagatcAACACGAAGGAGGTGGCCCAGAGGATCACGGCGGAGCTGAAGCGCTACAGCATCCCCCAGGCCATCTTCGCCCAGCGGGTGCTGTGCCGCTCTCAGGGCACCCTCTCGGACTTGCTACGGAACCCTAAGCCTTGGAGTAAACTGAAATCCGGCAGGGAGACCTTCCGGAGGATGTGGAAGTGGCTGCAGGAGCCGGAGTTCCAGAGGATGTCAGCCTTAAGGCTCGCAG CATGCAAACGTAAAGAGCAGGAACCgaacaaagaaaggaacaaCTCCCAGAAGAAATCCCGGCTGGTTTTCACTGACCTCCAGCGCCGAACGCTTTTTGCCATCTTCAAGGAGAACAAGCGCCCGTCCAAAGAAATGCAGATCACCATCTCCCAGCAGCTGGGCCTGGAGCTCACCACCGTCAGCAACTTCTTCATGAACGCCCGGCGGCGCAGCCTGGAGAAGTGGCAGGATGACCTGAGCACTGGGGGCTCCTCCTCAGCCCCCAGCACCTGTACCAAAGCATGA
- the LOC116652470 gene encoding keratinocyte proline-rich protein-like gives MAKGFAKGTPGSVPVRAARLRRFTPPYQSSSALPALVAVSEGPELQRCPSCSEPRAAPNPELLRTPELPRTQSCPEPELARTPELPRTRDCSEQSCPEPRAAPEPQKPAPNPELLRTPELPRTQSCPEPRAAPNPELPRTQGCSEPRAAPNPGPAPEPQSCPNPSCPERPELLRTPERAPTQSCPEPQSCPNPGAAPNPELAPNKSCPEPRAAPNPELLRNPRLLRSQKLLRTRAAPKPKSCPEPRPAEPGAAREPRAAPNPGLLRTPELLRTPELLRTPELLRAPHPAAEACPSPGRYKGPAAPLRAAPNPRLLLRHWPPAPALPRPRLPLAEPPVSRAVPAPRARPWRCWSRCGALPLVRRVVAARRGADMARGRMGPG, from the coding sequence ATGGCCAAGGGCTTTGCCAAAGGGACCCCCGGCTCCGTCCCGGTGCGAGCAGCACGTTTGAGACGGTTCACACCGCCCTACCAAAGCAGCTCCGCGCTGCCCGCCCTTGTGGCTGTGTCCGAGGGTCCGGAGCTGCAGCGCTGCCCAAGCTGCTCCGAACCCAGAGCTGCTCCGAACCCAGAGCTGCTCCGAACCCCAGAGCTGCCCCGAACCCAGAGCTGCCCCGAACCAGAGCTTGCTCGAACCCCAGAGCTGCCCCGAACCCGAGACTGCTCCGAACAGAGCTGCCCCgaacccagagctgctcccGAACCCCAGAAGCCTGCTCCGAACCCAGAGCTGCTCCGAACCCCAGAGCTGCCCCGAACCCAGAGCTGCCCCGAACCCAGAGCTGCCCCGAACCCAGAGCTGCCCCGAACCCAGGGCTGCTCCGAACCCAGGGCTGCTCCGAACCCAGGGCCTGCTCCAGAACCCCAGAGCTGCCCGAACCCGAGCTGCCCCGAACGACCAGAGCTGCTCCGAACCCCAGAGCGTGCCCCGACCCAGAGCTGCCCCGAACCCCAGAGCTGCCCGAACCCAGGAGCTGCTCCGAACCCAGAGCTTGCTCCGAACAAGAGCTGCCCCGAACCCAGAGCTGCTCCGAACCCAGAGCTGCTCCGAAACCCCAGACTGCTCCGAAGCCAGAAGCTGCTCCGAACCCGAGCTGCCCCGAAACCCAAGAGCTGCCCCGAACCCAGACCTGCCGAACCTGGGGCTGCTCGCGAACCCAGGGCTGCTCCGAACCCAGGGCTGCTCCGAACCCCAGAGCTGCTCCGAACCCCAGAGCTGCTCCGAACCCCAGAGCTGCTCCGAGCTCCGCACCCGGCGGCGGAGGCGTGTCCGTCGCCGGGGCGCTACAAAGGCCCGGCGGCTCCTTTAAGGGCAGCACCGAATCCCCGCCTCCTTCTCCGCCATTGGCCGCCCGCGCCCGCCCTCCCCCGTCCCCGCCTCCCATTGGCGGAGCCGCCCGTCAGTCGCGCCGTCCCCGCCCCGCGGGCGCGGCCATGGCGCTGTTGGTCGCGGTGCGGCGCGCTGCCGTTGGTCAGACGGGTCGTTGCGGCGCGGCGCGGGGCGGACATGGCGCGGGGCCGGATGGGGCCCGGCTGA
- the ONECUT2 gene encoding one cut domain family member 2 isoform X2, producing the protein MRSGRGAYRCLGAEPAACAMNPELALEPLGSLHEPELLGSPGPHHGGRGGAALRVPPTQELPGGAGGGGGGGGGRAAMVPGMAPLLDGAEFRAELSVPLHHAMSVPCEPSPPGMGMSGTYTTLTPLQPLPPISAVSDKFHHPHPHHHHHHHHHQRLPGNVGGGFALMRDERGLPAVNNLYGPYKEVPAVGQSLSPLGAGLAPLHGAQQGLHGYGPPPPPAHDKMLGAGFEAVPHLPRGLPAAPAPLPHLNGQHPPAPPPHALPAARDRPPAAAPAQQLEEINTKEVAQRITAELKRYSIPQAIFAQRVLCRSQGTLSDLLRNPKPWSKLKSGRETFRRMWKWLQEPEFQRMSALRLAGQYFTDRGWGVPLCSPVQLWDLVSLCLC; encoded by the exons ATGAGGAGCGGCCGCGGCGCCTACCGATGCCTCGGCGCCGAGCCCGCAGCGTGCGCCATGAACCCCGAGCTGGCGCTGgagcctctgggcagcctgcatgAGCCCgagctgctgggcagccccGGCCCGCACCACGGCGGCCGAGGCGGGGCGGCGCTGCGGGTGCCGCCAACGCAGGAGCTGCCCGGCGGAGCGGGaggcggcggaggcggcggcgggggccgTGCGGCCATGGTGCCGGGCATGGCCCCGCTGCTGGACGGCGCCGAGTTCCGAGCCGAGCTGTCGGTGCCGCTGCACCACGCCATGAGCGTGCCCTGCGAGCCCTCGCCGCCCGGCATGGGCATGAGCGGCACCTACACCACGCTGACGCCGCTGCAGCCGCTGCCGCCCATCTCCGCCGTGTCCGACAAGTTCCACCACCCGCACCcgcaccaccaccaccaccaccaccaccaccagcgCCTGCCGGGCAACGTCGGCGGCGGCTTCGCGCTGATGCGGGACGAGCGCGGGCTGCCGGCCGTCAACAACCTCTACGGGCCGTACAAGGAGGTGCCGGCCGTGGGGCAGAGCCTGTCCCCGCTGGGCGCGGGGCTGGCCCCCCTGCACGGCGCTCAGCAGGGCCTGCACGGCTACGGGCCGCCCCCGCCCCCGGCCCACGACAAGATGCTGGGGGCCGGCTTCGAGGCCGTGCCGCACCTGCCGCGGGGGCTGCcggcggccccggccccgctgccgcACCTCAACGGGCAGCACCCCCCTGCCCCGCCGCCCCATGCTCTGCCCGCCGCCCGCGaccgcccgcccgccgccgcccccgcgcagcagctggaggagatcAACACGAAGGAGGTGGCCCAGAGGATCACGGCGGAGCTGAAGCGCTACAGCATCCCCCAGGCCATCTTCGCCCAGCGGGTGCTGTGCCGCTCTCAGGGCACCCTCTCGGACTTGCTACGGAACCCTAAGCCTTGGAGTAAACTGAAATCCGGCAGGGAGACCTTCCGGAGGATGTGGAAGTGGCTGCAGGAGCCGGAGTTCCAGAGGATGTCAGCCTTAAGGCTCGCAG GGCAATACTTCACTGATCGAGGATGGGGTGTCCCTCTGTGCAGTCCAGTGCAGCTGTGGGATCTTGTGTCACTGTGCCTTTGTTAA